TATTAGTTAATAGTTTGTCTTTACACTCTAGTTATGTCTCTTCGCTTGgaatctttttattttgttggaTGCATAAGTTGGTAGCTTTCTATAGTTTTTTAGCATTGATATATTGCAttggttttatttttggtttcatatttaactaaaatgtaattagttacaaataagttattttacAATATTTCTAATCATATATTAACAAGCAATTTTAAAAGCAATCATAGGCTCATAGCATAATTTTATTGGTCCTCGTACTAAAAGGATCTATATTCAACCACCCCCAACATGTAGTTATTagttgtaaatatttttatgtgcAATTACATCAGATAAGTACCCCCTGAGTGAGCATGCAAGTCATATGTTGATCTATCTAGAATACGCACACTCAATCCAGCCATATGAACATTCGATCTCAGCAACCCAACAATCTGCAGCATAATGGACCATTTAATTGCAAGAGTTTCATTATTGACAATTCCCTAAATCTAGATAGAATGAgttactatttattttaaaatttgaaatgtagttattcaactataatttaaagaaagatcaaaataaacataaaacttGGTCTTTTATAAtcaataatttgatttaaactCATTTTGTAGAAATTATTAAAGTTCCATGGAGAGTAATAAAGAACATCACACTCAAGAAGATCAAACTCTGCATGTAGACAAGGATAACGTTGTCAATGAGTCTTCAATTTTTACAAATATCACTGATGATGATGTGCGAAAAAAAGTGTTTGAGTCATGGATGGATGcagaatttttttacaaaaattacagcAGACGAGTTGGATTTGGAATTCGTAAACGTGATTCACAAATGAACAACAAAGGTGAACCAAGAATGCAGAAATGGGTTTGTTATAAGGAAGGAAAAACAAATGAAGCAGGTAACGACATTGTCCAACGCAAAAAGAAGCATTCAGAGGTACGTCAAGAATGTCCAGCTATATTTCATGTAAAGttggataaaaaaaacaaataagtgGGTCGTACAAAACTTCATATCTAGTCATAATCATGCATTGGCTGAATCGAAACATGTTCATTTTCAAAGATGTCACAGAAGTATAGATGATAGTGAACTTGCATTGGCTAAGGCCATGTGCACTGTAGGAATTAAACGAGTAAAATTATAGCGTTTATTGCTCAACAAAATGGTGGTCATCATAACATGGATTTTTTGCCGAAAGATCTTTATAACTATCTTGATTCTAAAAGAAGAGCAGAGACTGAAGAAGGTGATGCTAATAAAGTAATAAGATATTTTAAAGCTAAAAAGGAAACAGACCATGGGTTTTACTTTAATTATACAACTAGACCAAACGGGCaacttgaaaaattattttgggcTGATTTTATATGTCGATTGGATTACTCATACTTTGGGGATGTGGTTGCGTTTGATGCATGCTACAAGAGAAATGTTTACAATACACCACTAGTCACTCTAGTGGGTATGAATCATCACCGCCAACCTATAATTTTTGCTTGTGCCTTGTTGGAGAATGAACGTACTTCGTCATATAGTTGGTTGTTAAATGAGCTTTTAAATTGCATGGGTAACAAACAGCCAACTTCAATTGTGACGGATGGAGATTTAGCCATGCGCTCTGCCGTCCAACATGTTCTTCCTAATGCGGTGCATAGATTATGTATTTGGCATATTGAAAAAAATGCTAGCAAGGAAGTTAAAATTGCCAACTTTAAAGAAGATTTTGTTAAGGTAATGCTTGCTCCTGTTGATGTTGTTGTTTTTGAATCTTTATGGACGTCATTGATTGAAAAGTACAGCCTGCAAAAGCACACATGGATCGAGTATATGCATAATCTTAACAAAATTGGCTTTTAAACACTCAATTTTCTGTAACCATCAACGCTTCAAACACAAGTTCATTGTGTTACCTAAATATTTTGATGATAATTTGTTGACAAAATTAGGCTTAAAATCCAAAATTGATGAAATATTTAGTAAAATGGGTTTGCAAGTGTTAGGTGGAGCTAGGTATCAAGTCTATAAAGAGTTAACTCTTGAATTTTATACCACCTTGAAGTATACTAGTAAGAATGGAAATCACATTGCTTTTAGAATCAAAGGGATAGACTATAGCATAGGGTATGAATTCATGATTCATAAATTTAGACTTCCTAAAGGTGGCTTAAAAGGTTGTCCTTCAAATTTTGATTCTTCTAGAGTTTGGAAGCAATTGACCAATGAAACATGTTTTGACACTCAACGTGCACCTAATGGACTCATTATTGAACCATCGCttcttttatttcataaatatttttgtcattCTATATGTGGAAAAAAAGAGTCCAATAAAACTACGAAGGAGGATCTACTAGTACTCGACCATTTGGTCCGACGTAATGCAAAAAGCGTTGATCTTGTACATTTGATCTTTAAAAGCATGATGGCCATGGCCACTCGTGCTACAACAGCCCTTGGAAATGGTCATCTAATTACATTTATAGCCTTGCAACTTAAAGCTATTAAGGAGGAAGATTTGGATAAGATGGATTGTTTGGGGGATGACTGCCTTAATGAATTTGTGCTCCGTAAAACGGACATCCTTGACGAGGATGGGGCAATAATTGATGTGAAGAAGCGAGATTGTTATTTAACTAGAATAGGAAAGCCGAAAAAGGGAAAGTCAAAAGTACAAGAAAGTGAAGATGAGAGTGAGGAAGATGACGAAAATGAAAGTGGAGTACGTGAGAGCGAGAATGTTCAAGATGTGGTGACAGGGGAGGATGTCGGTTTAGAGCAACCGAGAGAAGAGGAAGTGAGGCGACCAAGAAAGCCGAGGCAAAGGGGAACTTTTGAAGAGGAAGTACTTAGGCATTTAAATGAATCAAAAAAGAGGCTGACTGCCATGGAAGAAACCAACCTTAATATGTCTAAACATCTCACAGACTTGAGTAAGGACGTAAAAGAGCTTCGATGTGCACAAAGAAGGGCAAATCGCCTATGGAGGACTTGTTTCGGCACCTTGGGAGCACATGATCTTTCACCTCCACATTCACCGGATAATTAAGGTATGTATATTGCATAGTAAATCTTATTTACGATCccattttgaatttattatgtTTTGCCTTTGATGAACGactgttgtgttttttttataatatattttgactggttttgtttttctaaaTTCAGGTTTTAGAGCGGACTTGCTTTTATGATTGCATATTTGCTCATaacaatgatgattttcagtttgttcataattatttgtaataccccaaaatatttaagtatttaatttggaccacgtgtccagtgttgcatcgccggagtagcgatatcggaaggatttccgagaaattaagataagtataaaattttagcaggacggttttgaaaaaagattattgcgaggaatttaatattatatttcaattctaaagttagaattggaattagaaggaaaaatgtgaagaaaagctcgaaataaggtacatggactaaagtggtaatttagccactacgacttaaaatggaagttatttcgccaaggtccgcgaaatgttttatagtatatgtggtaaaagtttcgggtcaatcggagaccttttaaaatttggacgcggatacgttttgggctaaattgtaacttttgaaaagttcaagggccaaaacgtaaattagccaaataaatctcgagaatagtaattaaaagattattgacgggaaataataattatggattagtattatttatttggatataaataatacgtaagtaattgagttaaaagaataatttaaccgtttggttaaattagaaagtttaaaagagaattggtttaagttaaagaaatgaaggattaaaagggACAATTAACCATGATATATATGTGATTCCTTAGGAAGAAGGAATTGATCAGAGAACAAAAGGAGGGTTACAGAAGGTTTTGACGAACGATTACGTCCCGCCGCgatttcgccgtttctcgtccaaatcgcgagttctttatatcgattcgcccagaatttgattctctatcatcgttaagcttcaaatcgaggtaagcttgacgtttttattgtgagaattggTAAATAAGGGATATtttgttttaacgaattaaacgaatcgtaatcgcgtttctatagtcgtttttaGTGAGAATTGTGTTGGgttatatattaaaatgaagCGGAGGCATGTCGGAAGTGTCGGAAAGCGgcgaagcgcccggaaaatgacttttccgggggctgtcaagggtgtgcattcgcacacattgagtgtgcgttcgcacactccttgaaacttagggtgtgcgttcgcacactcattgtgtgcgttcgcacactacctaaaaGTTGCCAGATTCAGAAACCCTatggtcagtttatagatttgcctcttaggaacgcctctgtccaattttatctcgatccaacggttcaattgggagagatcttcgttttactaaacagtgtcaatgcgcaggcagcacctgcgcattgtcctgaaaactacttgaaacttcatcggaatgaaactaaaccctaaagtttgaaggtatcatacgtattggaatacgattaagagatataacaagtatctcgactaagtattagaatacgatcaaggttaaaagtcgtatttgaactacgattatattaacctaagtttataacttagggttttgatactaagcctacgtttatggattaaacgtacaggtaactcgactaagtaacggacgtatcgacgagctaccaagccattgggccggagtggttacgtgattggacaatgcatggagcttacgcttgcgggattataataatgcagttttggatagcggtcactgtgagtggcaatttactttcgcgtattattattataaaagttattttcatatattacgaatattattattatatacatagtatttatatgatttgttcatATAAGATATTGTGTTTGATGAGTTTGATTATATGTACGTTCTTGTATTCATTGTTGGAAGATGaatgtctaatgtgcggtccaaagagaccaactacctattgggtgtcaataggctgtgtgatcattAGTGAGTCACTCTAGAGTGTCTGACTTTGTAATTAAGAAGtaagataatataattatgCATGATatgttatgatttcgatacgagagtgaactcggctacggtgtagtctggaagtccccgtatctagtgggctgggcccaccagtggctgggccaccagtgagttggactcacactttatgatttcgatacgagtgagcactcggctacggtgtagtctggaagtccccgtatctagtgagttggactcacacttttgaaattaataatgtttgcttatatcataaatttatatatgtattcagCGTgtaacgctatattttgataatactataagtaacttgcaaactcactcag
This region of Mercurialis annua linkage group LG1-X, ddMerAnnu1.2, whole genome shotgun sequence genomic DNA includes:
- the LOC126668462 gene encoding uncharacterized protein LOC126668462, which translates into the protein MESNKEHHTQEDQTLHVDKDNVVNESSIFTNITDDDVRKKVFESWMDAEFFYKNYSRRVGFGIRKRDSQMNNKGEPRMQKWVCYKEGKTNEAGNDIVQRKKKHSEVRQECPAIFHVKCHRSIDDSELALAKAMCTVGIKRVKL